One segment of Paramormyrops kingsleyae isolate MSU_618 chromosome 8, PKINGS_0.4, whole genome shotgun sequence DNA contains the following:
- the dnajc14 gene encoding dnaJ homolog subfamily C member 14 translates to MMDESHSADMDLCGAGGDPAPQHCGGDGNTVGNGLCHKSTSGPSTVVKQRRGPVVYNGMWTSSGVRVETCGTLKESWQEDEEELDGAQALGELEDSLDGSVDFGEMMKGFDLSAHPVQTKVLENVENEKKEKHPPVWKGKTDNRELTNQCLETSICHEEAFGSGLEADWEAGSKDEVASCGRWEQLKKEGQEEVVGLSENQADMNEGGRDAEMNVESGSHKSGGGKRSRGRSSGDQSQQQMAFSSSKSLTSGGRHKQAKRRHHHHHHHHQGKSRGNFGSRAALACREFLSESLPPWCLSCIRMIVELIVLVAHQCREVVEAGGALLYESGSQLLSKAKDLRTLRAEAWCFMGRVWYAGVAVWTRAVSFGRSGWQRFACCVGVFYKAVLLGSRLAGSLLDRLAGERAQAWGAAFLNSSIWKYTAVILKKIQSLFGRCDPEVSASHSESSRASNKCHPGKQLERLLGLAHIPDNELDPFVVLGVEDNATDPELKRAYRQLAVQVHPDKNKHPRAGEAFKVLRAAWDIVSNPETYRQYQLKRMAESELSRSMNEFLTKLQDDLKEAMNTMMCTKCEGKHRRFEIERDPAEARFCAECNKHHSAEDGDFWAESSMLGLRITYFSFMDGKVYDITEWAGCQRISITPDTHRVPYHISFGAKNHSNTARHRAPSNQHPGPNSAADLQDFFSRIFQGQPPSGMAANGTFFPPGAAPQRSAGAGGGSPPSATPPHTGFFSHWGQRADSSEPRTESSKPVRRRKKARKPFQR, encoded by the exons ATGATGGATGAGTCTCACAGTGCTGACATGGACCTTTGTGGAGCAGGCGGTGACCCAGCTCCTCAGCATTGTGGGGGGGACGGGAACACCGTCGGGAATGGCCTCTGCCATAAGTCGACATCTGGGCCTAGCACCGTTGTGAAGCAGAGGAGAGGTCCGGTAGTATACAATGGTATGTGGACGTCTTCAGGTGTGAGAGTCGAAACGTGTGGCACCTTGAAGGAAAGCTGGCAGGAAGATGAGGAGGAGCTGGATGGTGCACAAGCTCTTGGAGAACTTGAAGACTCTTTAGATGGGTCTGTGGACTTCGGCGAGATGATGAAAGGGTTCGATTTGTCCGCTCACCCTGTTCAGACTAAGGTTTTGGAAAACGTAGAAAATGAGAAGAAGGAAAAGCACCCACCTGTGTGGAAAGGAAAGACGGACAACCGGGAACTAACCAACCAGTGCCTTGAGACCTCGATCTGCCATGAAGAGGCATTTGGATCAGGGTTGGAGGCAGACTGGGAAGCTGGGAGCAAAGATGAGGTGGCTAGTTGTGGTAGATGGGAACAGCTGAAGAAGGAGGGACAGGAAGAAGTAGTGGGCCTCAGTGAAAATCAAGCTGACATGAATGAAGGGGGGCGGGATGCAGAGATGAATGTAGAATCAGGGTCACACAAGTCTGGGGGAGGGAAGAGAAGCAGAGGCCGCAGCAGTGGAGACCAGAGCCAGCAGCAGATGGCGTTCTCATCCTCAAAGTCATTGACATCTGGGGGGCGGCACAAGCAAGCCAAGCGGAgacaccatcaccaccaccatcaccatcagGGAAAATCCAGAGGGAACTTCGGTTCTAGGGCAGCCCTTGCTTGCCGTGAGTTCTTGTCGGAGTCTCTGCCCCCCTGGTGCCTGTCATGCATACGAATGATTGTGGAGCTCATTGTCCTAGTGGCCCATCAGTGCAGGGAGGTGGTGGAGGCCGGTGGGGCTCTTCTCTATGAATCTGGCTCCCAGTTGCTCAGCAAGGCTAAGGACCTGCGCACTCTAAGGGCAGAGGCCTGGTGTTTTATGGGTAGGGTGTGGTATGCAGGAGTGGCAGTGTGGACACGGGCTGTCAGTTTTGGAAGGTCAGGCTGGCAACGGTTTGCATGCTGTGTTGGTGTCTTCTACAAGGCTGTCCTGCTAGGATCGAGGTTAGCAGGAAGCCTGCTGGACAGACTGGCCGGGGAGAGGGCTCAAGCATGGGGGGCTGCATTTCTCAATTCCAGCATCTGGAAGTATACCGCAGTGATCCTGAAGAAGATCCAGTCCTTGTTCGGGAGATGCGACCCTGAGGTTTCTGCCTCCCACTCCGAGTCCTCCAGGGCCTCAAATAAATGTCACCCAGGAAAGCAGCTGGAGAGACTGCTGGGTCTGGCCCATATTCCTGATAATGAACTGGATCCCTTTGTTGTCCTTGGAGTGGAAGACAATGCTACTGATCCTGAGTTGAAGAGGGCCTATAGACAGCTGGCTGTACAG GTCCACCCAGACAAGAACAAACATCCACGGGCTGGAGAGGCCTTCAAAGTTCTAAGGGCTGCATGGGACATAGTTAGCAATCCAGAAACATACAGGCAGTACCAGCT GAAGCGAATGGCAGAGTCGGAGCTGTCCAGGTCGATGAATGAGTTTCTCACCAAGCTGCAGGACGACCTCAAGGAAGCGATGAACACCATGATGTGCACCAAATGCGAGGGCAAGCACAG GAGGTTTGAGATCGAACGAGATCCAGCAGAGGCACGGTTCTGCGCAGAATGCAACAAACACCACAGTGCGGAGGACGGGGACTTCTGGGCCGAGTCCAGCATGCTGGGCCTGCGGATCACTTACTTCTCCTTCATGGACGGGAAGGTCTACGACATCACCG AGTGGGCTGGCTGCCAGAGAATAAGCATCACCCCGGACACTCATCGAGTGCCGTACCACATCTCCTTCGGCGCGAAGAACCACAGCAACACTGCACGTCATAG GGCTCCATCAAACCAGCACCCTGGTCCCAATTCTGCTGCTGACCTGCAGGACTTCTTTAGCCGCATCTTCCAGGGACAGCCACCCAGCGGCATGGCCGCCAATGGAACCTTCTTTCCGCCAGGCGCAGCCCCGCAGCGCTCAGCAGGCGCGGGAGGTGGCAGCCCTCCCTCTGCTACCCCGCCGCACACGGGATTCTTTTCCCACTGGGGGCAACGAGCGGACAGCAGTGAGCCCCGGACCGAGAGCTCCAAGCCCGTGCGGCGAAGGAAGAAAGCCCGCAAGCCCTTCCAGCGGTGA
- the LOC111854440 gene encoding NGFI-A-binding protein 2-like isoform X1 — protein MVTMSLPRTLGELQLYRVLQRANLLAYYDTFIQQGGDDVQQLCEAGEEEFLEIMALVGMATKPLHVRRLQKALRDWAANPTLFNQPLANVPLSSIPLFKIDTSGSSVGAGTRKSVSNGQPGSPCEREERVSLTPMRSGSPKSPSSQSSPQPPDNLYRDKLSPMDPHWLNPDQDSGSASGTMVDEDQSSPPLPPAGPSTPPASTSSCVSAWPGGRLDLEMVRLVADSVGRHLRTVPKTEPGEVMTLLNLNKKLAKTVGHIFELGPHDPAKEEEIRKYSLIYGRFDSRRREGKQLSHHEMLINEAAAQFCICDNALLLRRVELFSLARQVARECAYTSTLKKARTSTEECGLPSQKRMKQEVTVSDSLHDTAERPVGGSEGGHQGVLRPGTDEESLSGESLDGSSQDLGSQSSHSQPPCPPVDGSAHTALSRHLVKQALMDEGLRLARLVSHDHMSKGCPGTRCIQTTELEDKALEKSDSDKPCRRSSSCGIKDHSGKEKGTL, from the exons Atg GTCACTATGTCCCTGCCGCGCACGCTCGGGGAGCTACAGCTGTACCGAGTGTTACAAAGGGCCAACCTTTTGGCATACTATGACACCTTCATCCAGCAGGGCGGCGATGATGTTCAACAGCTGTGTGAGGCTGGGGAGGAAGAATTTTTGGAGATAATGGCCCTGGTGGGTATGGCCACCAAGCCTCTACACGTGCGGCGTCTGCAGAAGGCTCTCCGAGACTGGGCTGCCAATCCGACGCTGTTCAACCAGCCTCTGGCCAACGTGCCGCTAAGCAGCATCCCCCTGTTCAAGATCGACACCAGTGGGAGCAGCGTGGGGGCGGGGACAAGGAAATCTGTGAGCAACGGGCAGCCGGGATCTCCCTGTGAGAGGGAGGAACGGGTGTCGCTCACTCCCATGCGGAGCGGAAGCCCAAAAAGCCCATCCTCCCAGTCCTCCCCACAACCTCCTGACAACCTCTATAGGGACAAGCTGTCTCCTATGGACCCACACTGGCTAAATCCAGATCAAGATAGTGGCAGTGCATCAGGGACGATGGTGGATGAGGATCAGTCCAGCCCACCACTTCCCCCGGCAGGACCCTCGACTCCTCCGGCCTCTACTTCCTCCTGCGTCTCAGCCTGGCCCGGAGGACGACTCGACCTGGAAATGGTGCGACTGGTGGCGGACAGTGTGGGGCGGCACCTACGCACTGTCCCGAAGACTGAGCCAGGGGAGGTGATGACTCTTCTCAACCTGAACAAGAAGCTGGCCAAAACTGTGGGCCACATCTTCGAGCTGGGGCCTCACGACCCGGCCAAGGAGGAGGAGATCCGCAAGTACAGCCTCATCTATGGACGGTTCGACTCCAGGAGGCGAGAGGGCAAGCAACTGTCACACCATGAG ATGCTGATAAACGAGGCGGCTGCGCAGTTCTGCATTTGCGACAATGCCCTGCTGCTGAGGCGGGTGGAGCTCTTCTCTCTGGCCAGGCAGGTGGCCCGGGAGTGCGCCTACACCTCCACGCTCAAGAAAGCCAG GACAAGTACAGAAGAATGTGGCCTGCCATCCCAAAAGCGCATGAAGCAGGAG GTGACCGTGTCTGACTCCCTCCATGACACTGCTGAGAGGCCCGTGGGGGGGTCAGAAGGTGGACACCAAGGAGTGTTAAGGCCAGGGACGGACGAGGAGAGCCTGTCGGGGGAGAGTCTGGATGGCTCATCACAAG ACCTGGGCTCACAGTCCAGCCATTCTCAACCCCCCTGCCCTCCTGTTGATGGCTCTGCTCACACAGCCTTAAGTCGCCACCTCGTGAAGCAGGCGCTCATGGATGAGGGGTTGCGATTGGCTAGGctggtgtcacatgaccatatGAGCAAAGGCTGCCCAGGGACAAGGTGTATTCAAACTACAG AGCTGGAAGACAAAGCTTTGGAGAAGAGCGACTCAGATAAACCTTGCAGAAGAAGCAGCTCCTGTGGCATTAAAGATCATTCTGGAAAAGAGAAGGGCACTCTCTGA
- the LOC111854440 gene encoding NGFI-A-binding protein 2-like isoform X2, which translates to MSLPRTLGELQLYRVLQRANLLAYYDTFIQQGGDDVQQLCEAGEEEFLEIMALVGMATKPLHVRRLQKALRDWAANPTLFNQPLANVPLSSIPLFKIDTSGSSVGAGTRKSVSNGQPGSPCEREERVSLTPMRSGSPKSPSSQSSPQPPDNLYRDKLSPMDPHWLNPDQDSGSASGTMVDEDQSSPPLPPAGPSTPPASTSSCVSAWPGGRLDLEMVRLVADSVGRHLRTVPKTEPGEVMTLLNLNKKLAKTVGHIFELGPHDPAKEEEIRKYSLIYGRFDSRRREGKQLSHHEMLINEAAAQFCICDNALLLRRVELFSLARQVARECAYTSTLKKARTSTEECGLPSQKRMKQEVTVSDSLHDTAERPVGGSEGGHQGVLRPGTDEESLSGESLDGSSQDLGSQSSHSQPPCPPVDGSAHTALSRHLVKQALMDEGLRLARLVSHDHMSKGCPGTRCIQTTELEDKALEKSDSDKPCRRSSSCGIKDHSGKEKGTL; encoded by the exons ATGTCCCTGCCGCGCACGCTCGGGGAGCTACAGCTGTACCGAGTGTTACAAAGGGCCAACCTTTTGGCATACTATGACACCTTCATCCAGCAGGGCGGCGATGATGTTCAACAGCTGTGTGAGGCTGGGGAGGAAGAATTTTTGGAGATAATGGCCCTGGTGGGTATGGCCACCAAGCCTCTACACGTGCGGCGTCTGCAGAAGGCTCTCCGAGACTGGGCTGCCAATCCGACGCTGTTCAACCAGCCTCTGGCCAACGTGCCGCTAAGCAGCATCCCCCTGTTCAAGATCGACACCAGTGGGAGCAGCGTGGGGGCGGGGACAAGGAAATCTGTGAGCAACGGGCAGCCGGGATCTCCCTGTGAGAGGGAGGAACGGGTGTCGCTCACTCCCATGCGGAGCGGAAGCCCAAAAAGCCCATCCTCCCAGTCCTCCCCACAACCTCCTGACAACCTCTATAGGGACAAGCTGTCTCCTATGGACCCACACTGGCTAAATCCAGATCAAGATAGTGGCAGTGCATCAGGGACGATGGTGGATGAGGATCAGTCCAGCCCACCACTTCCCCCGGCAGGACCCTCGACTCCTCCGGCCTCTACTTCCTCCTGCGTCTCAGCCTGGCCCGGAGGACGACTCGACCTGGAAATGGTGCGACTGGTGGCGGACAGTGTGGGGCGGCACCTACGCACTGTCCCGAAGACTGAGCCAGGGGAGGTGATGACTCTTCTCAACCTGAACAAGAAGCTGGCCAAAACTGTGGGCCACATCTTCGAGCTGGGGCCTCACGACCCGGCCAAGGAGGAGGAGATCCGCAAGTACAGCCTCATCTATGGACGGTTCGACTCCAGGAGGCGAGAGGGCAAGCAACTGTCACACCATGAG ATGCTGATAAACGAGGCGGCTGCGCAGTTCTGCATTTGCGACAATGCCCTGCTGCTGAGGCGGGTGGAGCTCTTCTCTCTGGCCAGGCAGGTGGCCCGGGAGTGCGCCTACACCTCCACGCTCAAGAAAGCCAG GACAAGTACAGAAGAATGTGGCCTGCCATCCCAAAAGCGCATGAAGCAGGAG GTGACCGTGTCTGACTCCCTCCATGACACTGCTGAGAGGCCCGTGGGGGGGTCAGAAGGTGGACACCAAGGAGTGTTAAGGCCAGGGACGGACGAGGAGAGCCTGTCGGGGGAGAGTCTGGATGGCTCATCACAAG ACCTGGGCTCACAGTCCAGCCATTCTCAACCCCCCTGCCCTCCTGTTGATGGCTCTGCTCACACAGCCTTAAGTCGCCACCTCGTGAAGCAGGCGCTCATGGATGAGGGGTTGCGATTGGCTAGGctggtgtcacatgaccatatGAGCAAAGGCTGCCCAGGGACAAGGTGTATTCAAACTACAG AGCTGGAAGACAAAGCTTTGGAGAAGAGCGACTCAGATAAACCTTGCAGAAGAAGCAGCTCCTGTGGCATTAAAGATCATTCTGGAAAAGAGAAGGGCACTCTCTGA
- the LOC111855013 gene encoding uncharacterized protein isoform X4 yields the protein MEEAYRDLYMEFLRLRSLCLKQAALLSKLMEMLKQQQAVSHIPNVGEEVKVSLPVQCMEEEHKSEGSRMPLGIHPHPADLLLTSPVAGSCSGASYPLAEGLNRLHLQVAESPNIRPVEVHKIATIGPLGAARGNTAPTAVLADLMREEQRLRETPNNFGAFANHAMEHEQKPPTQRRWMNSSFLNSEMLSQAGGLLMSEVALQSQVCEFCRAVFPGNTTTIGEFLRHLNTHVT from the exons ATGGAGGAGGCATACAGGGACTTGTACATGGAGTTCCTTCGTTTGCGATCATTGTGCTTAAAGCAGGCAGCCCTTCTCAGTAAACTAATGGAGATGCTGAAACAGCAACAAG CTGTGTCCCACATACCTAATGTGGGTGAAGAGGTGAAAGTGTCTCTGCCTGTCCAGTGCATGGAGGAAGAGCACAAGTCTGAGGGATCCAGGATGCCACTTGGCATTCACCCGCATCCAGCTGACCTGCTCTTAACCAGTCCTGTGGCAGGAAGTTGCAGTGGTGCTTCATACCCCCTGGCCGAGGGTTTGAACAGACTGCATCTGCAAGTTGCTGAGTCACCTAACATCAGACCAGTGGAGGTTCACAAAATAGCTACCATTGGTCCCTTGGGGGCTGCCAGAGGCAACACAGCACCTACTGCTGTTCTGGCTGACCTTATGCGAGAGGAGCAGCGCCTGAGAGAGACCCCTAACAATTTTGGTGCCTTTGCCAACCATGCAATGGAACACGAGCAAAAG CCTCCCACCCAAAGGCGTTGGATGAACAGCTCCTTCCTGAACAGTGAAATGTTGAGCCAGGCTGGTGGTCTCCTGATGTCTGAGGTGGCACTGCAGTCGCAGGTGTGTGAGTTCTGCCGGGCCGTCTTCCCCGGGAATACCACCACCATTGGGGAATTTCTGCGGCACCTCAATACTCATGTCACCTGA
- the LOC111855013 gene encoding uncharacterized protein isoform X3, whose translation MYLFSSTSPMEEAYRDLYMEFLRLRSLCLKQAALLSKLMEMLKQQQAVSHIPNVGEEVKVSLPVQCMEEEHKSEGSRMPLGIHPHPADLLLTSPVAGSCSGASYPLAEGLNRLHLQVAESPNIRPVEVHKIATIGPLGAARGNTAPTAVLADLMREEQRLRETPNNFGAFANHAMEHEQKPPTQRRWMNSSFLNSEMLSQAGGLLMSEVALQSQVCEFCRAVFPGNTTTIGEFLRHLNTHVT comes from the exons ATGTACTTGTTTTCCAGCACTTCACCAATGGAGGAGGCATACAGGGACTTGTACATGGAGTTCCTTCGTTTGCGATCATTGTGCTTAAAGCAGGCAGCCCTTCTCAGTAAACTAATGGAGATGCTGAAACAGCAACAAG CTGTGTCCCACATACCTAATGTGGGTGAAGAGGTGAAAGTGTCTCTGCCTGTCCAGTGCATGGAGGAAGAGCACAAGTCTGAGGGATCCAGGATGCCACTTGGCATTCACCCGCATCCAGCTGACCTGCTCTTAACCAGTCCTGTGGCAGGAAGTTGCAGTGGTGCTTCATACCCCCTGGCCGAGGGTTTGAACAGACTGCATCTGCAAGTTGCTGAGTCACCTAACATCAGACCAGTGGAGGTTCACAAAATAGCTACCATTGGTCCCTTGGGGGCTGCCAGAGGCAACACAGCACCTACTGCTGTTCTGGCTGACCTTATGCGAGAGGAGCAGCGCCTGAGAGAGACCCCTAACAATTTTGGTGCCTTTGCCAACCATGCAATGGAACACGAGCAAAAG CCTCCCACCCAAAGGCGTTGGATGAACAGCTCCTTCCTGAACAGTGAAATGTTGAGCCAGGCTGGTGGTCTCCTGATGTCTGAGGTGGCACTGCAGTCGCAGGTGTGTGAGTTCTGCCGGGCCGTCTTCCCCGGGAATACCACCACCATTGGGGAATTTCTGCGGCACCTCAATACTCATGTCACCTGA
- the LOC111855013 gene encoding uncharacterized protein isoform X1, giving the protein MLTDEVPVSFFLSLSFIRSDDSERNFMSCMNIFCHQSFKYTSPMEEAYRDLYMEFLRLRSLCLKQAALLSKLMEMLKQQQAVSHIPNVGEEVKVSLPVQCMEEEHKSEGSRMPLGIHPHPADLLLTSPVAGSCSGASYPLAEGLNRLHLQVAESPNIRPVEVHKIATIGPLGAARGNTAPTAVLADLMREEQRLRETPNNFGAFANHAMEHEQKPPTQRRWMNSSFLNSEMLSQAGGLLMSEVALQSQVCEFCRAVFPGNTTTIGEFLRHLNTHVT; this is encoded by the exons ATGCTTACTGATGAAGTTCCTGTTtcattttttctctctctctcttttattAGGAGTGACG ACTCGGAAAGGAACTTCATGTCATGCATGAACATTTTTTGTCATCAGTCTTTTAAGTA CACTTCACCAATGGAGGAGGCATACAGGGACTTGTACATGGAGTTCCTTCGTTTGCGATCATTGTGCTTAAAGCAGGCAGCCCTTCTCAGTAAACTAATGGAGATGCTGAAACAGCAACAAG CTGTGTCCCACATACCTAATGTGGGTGAAGAGGTGAAAGTGTCTCTGCCTGTCCAGTGCATGGAGGAAGAGCACAAGTCTGAGGGATCCAGGATGCCACTTGGCATTCACCCGCATCCAGCTGACCTGCTCTTAACCAGTCCTGTGGCAGGAAGTTGCAGTGGTGCTTCATACCCCCTGGCCGAGGGTTTGAACAGACTGCATCTGCAAGTTGCTGAGTCACCTAACATCAGACCAGTGGAGGTTCACAAAATAGCTACCATTGGTCCCTTGGGGGCTGCCAGAGGCAACACAGCACCTACTGCTGTTCTGGCTGACCTTATGCGAGAGGAGCAGCGCCTGAGAGAGACCCCTAACAATTTTGGTGCCTTTGCCAACCATGCAATGGAACACGAGCAAAAG CCTCCCACCCAAAGGCGTTGGATGAACAGCTCCTTCCTGAACAGTGAAATGTTGAGCCAGGCTGGTGGTCTCCTGATGTCTGAGGTGGCACTGCAGTCGCAGGTGTGTGAGTTCTGCCGGGCCGTCTTCCCCGGGAATACCACCACCATTGGGGAATTTCTGCGGCACCTCAATACTCATGTCACCTGA
- the LOC111855013 gene encoding uncharacterized protein isoform X2, with translation MSCMNIFCHQSFKYTSPMEEAYRDLYMEFLRLRSLCLKQAALLSKLMEMLKQQQAVSHIPNVGEEVKVSLPVQCMEEEHKSEGSRMPLGIHPHPADLLLTSPVAGSCSGASYPLAEGLNRLHLQVAESPNIRPVEVHKIATIGPLGAARGNTAPTAVLADLMREEQRLRETPNNFGAFANHAMEHEQKPPTQRRWMNSSFLNSEMLSQAGGLLMSEVALQSQVCEFCRAVFPGNTTTIGEFLRHLNTHVT, from the exons ATGTCATGCATGAACATTTTTTGTCATCAGTCTTTTAAGTA CACTTCACCAATGGAGGAGGCATACAGGGACTTGTACATGGAGTTCCTTCGTTTGCGATCATTGTGCTTAAAGCAGGCAGCCCTTCTCAGTAAACTAATGGAGATGCTGAAACAGCAACAAG CTGTGTCCCACATACCTAATGTGGGTGAAGAGGTGAAAGTGTCTCTGCCTGTCCAGTGCATGGAGGAAGAGCACAAGTCTGAGGGATCCAGGATGCCACTTGGCATTCACCCGCATCCAGCTGACCTGCTCTTAACCAGTCCTGTGGCAGGAAGTTGCAGTGGTGCTTCATACCCCCTGGCCGAGGGTTTGAACAGACTGCATCTGCAAGTTGCTGAGTCACCTAACATCAGACCAGTGGAGGTTCACAAAATAGCTACCATTGGTCCCTTGGGGGCTGCCAGAGGCAACACAGCACCTACTGCTGTTCTGGCTGACCTTATGCGAGAGGAGCAGCGCCTGAGAGAGACCCCTAACAATTTTGGTGCCTTTGCCAACCATGCAATGGAACACGAGCAAAAG CCTCCCACCCAAAGGCGTTGGATGAACAGCTCCTTCCTGAACAGTGAAATGTTGAGCCAGGCTGGTGGTCTCCTGATGTCTGAGGTGGCACTGCAGTCGCAGGTGTGTGAGTTCTGCCGGGCCGTCTTCCCCGGGAATACCACCACCATTGGGGAATTTCTGCGGCACCTCAATACTCATGTCACCTGA